AACAACGGGGTGCGCGCCGTGGTGCAGCAGACCACCAGGTCCGCCTCGGCGACCGCCTCCGGCGTGCCGGTGGCCGCGGCCGGGCCGAGCCCCTGGGCGTACCGGACCAGCGCCTCGGCCGGCCCGGCACTGCGGGCCACCACGGTGACCCGGGTCAGCGGCCGGATCGCCAGCAGCGCGTCCAGGTGCCCGTACGCCTGCGGGCCGGCGCCGAACAGCACCAGGTGCGCCGCCCCCGGGACGGCGAGGCGGCGCAGCGCGACGGCGGTGACCGCCGGGGTGCGCAGCGCGGTCAGGGCCGCGCCGTCGTACAGGGCGAGCGGCCGGAGGGTGGGCCCGTCCAGCAGCAGGTAGCTGCCGGTGATCCGGGGCAGGCCGCGGGCCGGGTTGGCCGGGGCGACGCCCGCGATCTTGACGCCCGCGTACCCGGCGGAGGCGGCGGGCATCAGCAGCAGCTCCCCGGCCGGCACGGGTACGCCCGTCCGGGGCGGGCAGTCCTCGGGGTCGAGCCCCTCGGCCAGCACGCGTTCGATCGCGTCCGCGGCCTCGGCCGGGGTGAGCGGGGCGGCGGCGGTGACGGGCGCGTCGGGGCGGCGGGCGGTCATCGGCGGTGGGTCATGGCAGCAGGAATCCCGTTCCGAGAGCGTCGTGCGGGTCCAGGACGAAGCGGTGCTCGCCGGTGCGGTGGGCGGTGCCGGTGACCTCCGTGAGCAGTCCGTCCGGGTGGTCGCCCGCGAGGCGGCCTGTGAACACCGTGCCGATCACCGATTCGTGGCGCAACTCCTCCCCGGGCGCGATCCGGCCCTCGGCGGCGAGCACGGCCAGCCGGGCGGAGGTGCCGGAGCCGCACGGGGACCGGTCGATCTGGCCGTCCGCGAAGACGGTGACGTTGCGCTGGGCCGGGCCGGCCGGGGTGTCCGGCAGCTCGTCGAAGAGGATCACGCCGTAGACGCCGGACAGCCGCGGGTCGCCCGGGTGCCGGGTGGCGTCCTCGCCGGCCAGGGCGGCCCGGATCTCCCGGCCGGCGGCGGTGAGCTCGGGGAGCAGGGCGGGGGTGACGGCGAGGCCGAGCGCGGCCGCCGGGACGGCCGCGTAGCAGGCGCCGGCGTGCGCCACCGAGACCTCGACGGTGCCGCGCGAGGTGGCGACCGGCAGCTTCGACGCGGTGACCAGGGCCGGCACGTTGTGGAAGGTGACCGCGGTGGTGCGCCCGCCCGCGCGGTGGACGGTGGCGGTGACCCGCCCGGACGGCACATCGATCCGGACCGTGGCCCGCCCGTCCGCCGGGGCCGGGACGAGGCCGGAGTCGACCGCCCAGGCGCCGAGCGCGA
The sequence above is a segment of the Kitasatospora sp. NBC_00240 genome. Coding sequences within it:
- a CDS encoding ornithine cyclodeaminase family protein; this translates as MTARRPDAPVTAAAPLTPAEAADAIERVLAEGLDPEDCPPRTGVPVPAGELLLMPAASAGYAGVKIAGVAPANPARGLPRITGSYLLLDGPTLRPLALYDGAALTALRTPAVTAVALRRLAVPGAAHLVLFGAGPQAYGHLDALLAIRPLTRVTVVARSAGPAEALVRYAQGLGPAAATGTPEAVAEADLVVCCTTARTPLFDGALLPAHAAVAAVGSHEPDAREVDTALVRRSELYVEARAAAGREAGDLLLAGVDVGSPHNLAELVRGKAPVPGDRPRFFKSVGQAWEDLAVAAEMYRRGGGAL
- a CDS encoding proline racemase family protein is translated as MAGQDPPKVLPGEVGTVDYHCAGEPFRIVTTGLPAVPGDNVAERRAFALGPGGSDTPRTGALDTVRQLLGREPRGHAGMYGGFVVPPDDEGAHLGVLFWHKDGYSTACGHGTIALGAWAVDSGLVPAPADGRATVRIDVPSGRVTATVHRAGGRTTAVTFHNVPALVTASKLPVATSRGTVEVSVAHAGACYAAVPAAALGLAVTPALLPELTAAGREIRAALAGEDATRHPGDPRLSGVYGVILFDELPDTPAGPAQRNVTVFADGQIDRSPCGSGTSARLAVLAAEGRIAPGEELRHESVIGTVFTGRLAGDHPDGLLTEVTGTAHRTGEHRFVLDPHDALGTGFLLP